From the Methanobrevibacter sp. genome, one window contains:
- a CDS encoding TIGR04165 family Cys-rich peptide → MKFEDLMAKCPKCGSTDKTAHRRFIDNHHAHAELKEFKCDNCGYVFETGKDVEKSEEETMKKDLIGELNKKL, encoded by the coding sequence ATGAAATTTGAAGATTTAATGGCAAAATGTCCAAAATGCGGTTCTACTGACAAGACTGCTCATAGAAGATTTATAGACAATCATCATGCACATGCTGAATTGAAGGAATTCAAATGTGACAATTGCGGATATGTTTTTGAAACCGGAAAGGATGTGGAAAAGTCCGAAGAGGAAACCATGAAAAAAGACTTGATTGGTGAATTAAATAAAAAATTATAA
- a CDS encoding TIGR04083 family peptide-modifying radical SAM enzyme, protein MTFHVMIIPTLGCPSNCSYCWGSEENAELMDIDVINQIVKWLANFRDEPVHFTFHGGEPLLAGYEFYEKALPMLNDATTHETEGFSLQSNLWLLDEDMAKLFSKYNIAVSTSIDGPKEINDFQRGEGYFDKTMKAVKLATDNGIQINFVCTFTSYSKEFSDEIYDFFKQNGLNLKIHAALPSLRGDNADPWALPQDEHGKLLIDWLDKYLYDLDKFVIMDLDHIAKSTLRRVGTLCTFNDCMGTTLAVGHDGSIYPCYRFVGMDEYIMGNVYDEPSMEELEKSDAWEKLMEFKSFVDEDCADCRFIKFCRGGCPYNGIVATQSPRAVDPQCEAYKMIFGEVSRRANKDFKKNAMAAFGGAPRVRKEGEPFSIMDLMTKL, encoded by the coding sequence ATGACTTTTCATGTAATGATCATACCTACTTTAGGATGCCCATCAAACTGTTCCTACTGTTGGGGTTCTGAAGAAAATGCAGAATTGATGGATATTGATGTTATCAATCAGATTGTCAAGTGGCTAGCCAATTTTAGAGATGAGCCTGTCCATTTCACATTCCATGGTGGCGAACCTTTGCTTGCAGGCTATGAATTCTATGAGAAGGCGCTTCCAATGCTTAATGATGCGACCACACATGAAACTGAAGGTTTTTCCCTCCAAAGTAATCTATGGCTTTTGGATGAGGATATGGCTAAACTCTTCTCAAAATACAATATTGCCGTAAGTACAAGCATTGACGGTCCAAAGGAGATAAACGATTTTCAAAGAGGTGAAGGCTACTTTGATAAGACCATGAAAGCCGTTAAACTGGCTACAGACAATGGCATACAGATTAATTTCGTATGTACTTTCACTTCATATTCAAAGGAATTCTCAGATGAAATCTATGATTTCTTTAAGCAAAACGGTTTAAACCTAAAGATTCATGCAGCTTTGCCATCCTTGCGTGGAGACAATGCAGATCCGTGGGCACTTCCTCAAGATGAACATGGGAAGCTCTTAATTGATTGGTTAGACAAATACTTGTATGACTTGGATAAGTTTGTCATAATGGACTTGGACCACATTGCAAAAAGCACTCTCAGAAGGGTGGGAACCCTTTGCACATTCAATGATTGCATGGGAACCACACTTGCTGTCGGCCATGACGGTTCAATCTATCCATGCTATCGTTTTGTTGGAATGGATGAATATATCATGGGAAATGTTTACGATGAGCCTTCCATGGAGGAATTGGAGAAATCCGATGCCTGGGAAAAATTGATGGAATTCAAGAGTTTTGTTGATGAGGACTGTGCAGATTGCAGGTTCATTAAATTCTGCAGAGGAGGATGTCCTTATAATGGAATTGTAGCAACTCAATCTCCAAGAGCTGTTGACCCCCAATGTGAAGCCTATAAGATGATTTTCGGTGAAGTTTCAAGAAGAGCCAATAAAGATTTTAAAAAGAATGCAATGGCGGCATTCGGTGGTGCTCCAAGAGTTAGAAAAGAAGGAGAGCCTTTCTCCATTATGGATCTGATGACTAAATTATAA
- a CDS encoding ABC transporter permease: MTLDMLKKGTSENFLLKQIIKRNFTTKYKDSVLGILWSFLNPLITMVLLTAIFSTFFTRSIENFPVYFMAGRCVIDFFNSGTKIAMKSIKSNRSILQKIYIPRYIFAIGGICSEFLNFLMSLIVMIAIMIVTGAPFYLMSLLAIIPIATLVILITGVGLMLAIVCTKFTDIEYLYKIFTSLLVYACAIFYPMDIVPQPIRGYMELNPVYGIIAQFREFVMYGRFPSQTIMLTTIAFSIIIFIIGVIVFVKYQNKITLEL, from the coding sequence ATGACATTAGATATGCTAAAAAAAGGAACTAGTGAAAATTTTTTGCTGAAGCAAATCATTAAAAGAAATTTCACTACCAAATATAAAGATTCCGTATTGGGAATACTTTGGAGCTTTTTAAATCCATTAATCACAATGGTATTGCTAACAGCAATATTTTCTACATTCTTTACAAGAAGTATCGAGAATTTCCCTGTTTACTTTATGGCAGGCCGTTGTGTAATTGATTTCTTTAATAGTGGAACAAAAATAGCAATGAAGTCCATCAAATCCAATAGAAGTATTCTACAGAAGATCTACATTCCACGGTATATATTTGCAATAGGCGGAATATGTTCAGAATTCCTAAACTTTTTGATGTCCTTAATCGTTATGATAGCAATTATGATTGTTACTGGAGCTCCATTCTATTTAATGTCACTTTTAGCCATTATTCCAATTGCAACATTGGTCATACTCATTACAGGAGTTGGATTGATGTTAGCAATAGTATGTACCAAATTTACTGATATTGAATATCTATATAAAATCTTCACAAGCCTACTGGTATATGCATGTGCAATATTCTATCCTATGGACATTGTTCCACAACCTATCAGAGGATATATGGAACTTAATCCGGTATATGGGATTATTGCGCAATTCAGAGAATTTGTAATGTATGGAAGATTCCCTTCCCAAACAATAATGTTAACAACCATAGCATTCTCTATAATAATATTCATTATAGGAGTAATAGTGTTCGTAAAATATCAAAATAAGATCACATTAGAATTATAA